One window of Polynucleobacter sp. HIN5 genomic DNA carries:
- the tsaB gene encoding tRNA (adenosine(37)-N6)-threonylcarbamoyltransferase complex dimerization subunit type 1 TsaB: MRILAIDTSTSWCSVALCFDDKPIVHRHELLGSKASQYLLPWCSELLQQVGAGFKDLDALAVGVGPGAFTGVRLSVAVAQGLSVGGQLPVIPVTSLDAMASQFVQHHQIPQYTTFTIALDARMGEVYWARYQQDTSQAKPISPIQLTVPEAIEDNNQDLIAGNALAEYADDFKNHFVDRQSDAQLVPNALGILGLAQLRYQAGQTIPVEQLEPLYIRNKVALTTQERHDAASRTPTGHLLG, encoded by the coding sequence ATGCGCATCTTGGCCATCGACACTTCGACCTCGTGGTGTTCGGTGGCCTTGTGTTTTGATGACAAGCCGATTGTGCATCGGCATGAGCTACTCGGATCAAAAGCCAGTCAATATCTCTTGCCATGGTGCAGTGAGCTACTTCAACAGGTTGGTGCGGGTTTTAAAGATCTTGATGCGCTCGCGGTGGGAGTCGGGCCCGGCGCATTCACAGGAGTGCGCCTCTCGGTTGCGGTTGCCCAAGGACTATCTGTAGGCGGGCAATTGCCAGTGATCCCAGTGACCAGTCTTGATGCCATGGCATCGCAGTTTGTACAACACCATCAAATCCCTCAATACACGACATTCACCATTGCTCTGGATGCCCGCATGGGCGAAGTGTATTGGGCTCGCTATCAGCAAGATACCTCACAAGCTAAACCGATCAGCCCAATCCAACTGACGGTTCCAGAGGCGATTGAGGATAACAATCAGGATTTGATAGCTGGGAATGCCCTTGCCGAGTATGCCGATGATTTCAAGAATCATTTTGTGGATCGACAGAGTGATGCGCAGTTAGTACCCAACGCACTTGGTATCTTGGGTCTCGCGCAATTGCGTTATCAGGCCGGCCAAACGATTCCGGTTGAACAGCTTGAACCCCTCTATATTCGTAATAAAGTTGCTCTCACTACCCAAGAACGTCACGATGCAGCAAGCCGCACCCCAACCGGTCATTTGCTTGGCTGA
- the rimI gene encoding ribosomal protein S18-alanine N-acetyltransferase, translating into MQQAAPQPVICLAELVLELMTESDLDAVMAMEAISHQHPWSRKNFSDSIEAGHWAYCLREVSDPSKRIWAYCILLPAVDDLHLLNITVDTDLRGQGVGMRLMGAIQAIASNLSIPRILLEVRPSNEAAIALYERAGYEKLARRKAYYPVESSSGIREDAIVMVKNIDCSVKPYAH; encoded by the coding sequence ATGCAGCAAGCCGCACCCCAACCGGTCATTTGCTTGGCTGAGCTAGTTCTGGAGCTGATGACCGAATCCGATCTGGATGCGGTCATGGCAATGGAAGCAATTTCGCATCAGCACCCATGGTCGCGCAAAAACTTTAGTGATTCGATCGAAGCGGGCCATTGGGCGTATTGCCTGCGTGAGGTGAGCGATCCCAGTAAACGAATATGGGCCTACTGCATTTTGCTCCCAGCGGTCGATGATCTGCACCTGCTGAACATTACGGTGGATACCGATCTACGCGGTCAGGGCGTGGGGATGCGCCTCATGGGAGCTATCCAAGCGATTGCATCAAATTTATCAATCCCGCGCATCTTGCTTGAGGTTCGTCCAAGCAATGAGGCGGCGATCGCTCTATATGAGAGGGCGGGGTATGAGAAGTTAGCACGGCGCAAAGCGTATTACCCAGTAGAATCTTCCTCTGGAATTCGCGAAGACGCGATTGTGATGGTAAAAAATATCGACTGCTCAGTAAAACCTTATGCACATTGA
- a CDS encoding DNA polymerase III subunit psi, whose amino-acid sequence MHIDDRLRYLKEMGITEWSLRSAAQDLAPSVTPSAEAHQVISNQEPKVYWLFYGQAPGGDQERLFQNIILALGLLPKEWEWRSLSNTQAPNTQLPCVAFAFGEPAAQALSGEQEPLSQLRDVVLEIVGQDIPLIASFDLAHCLSRPKDKALLWQDLLLARSVLQSL is encoded by the coding sequence ATGCACATTGATGATCGCTTACGCTACTTGAAAGAGATGGGTATTACCGAGTGGTCCTTGCGTTCTGCTGCACAAGACTTAGCGCCCAGCGTCACTCCAAGCGCAGAAGCCCATCAAGTTATCTCCAACCAAGAGCCCAAGGTGTATTGGTTGTTTTATGGTCAAGCACCCGGTGGTGATCAAGAGCGCTTATTTCAGAACATCATTTTGGCTCTCGGGCTCTTACCCAAAGAATGGGAATGGCGCTCTCTAAGCAATACGCAAGCACCGAATACGCAGCTACCATGCGTCGCCTTTGCCTTTGGTGAGCCAGCAGCGCAGGCGTTAAGTGGTGAGCAAGAGCCGCTAAGCCAGCTGCGCGACGTCGTGCTTGAGATTGTCGGTCAAGATATCCCCTTGATTGCAAGCTTTGATCTGGCGCACTGCCTAAGCCGGCCAAAAGATAAAGCCTTACTCTGGCAAGACCTATTGCTAGCTCGCTCCGTATTGCAATCCCTCTAA
- the lplT gene encoding lysophospholipid transporter LplT — translation MKPGFYTIMAAQFFSSLADNALLIAAIALLAQLAAPAWMTPLLKLFFVLSYVLLAAFVAAFADSRPKGQVMFITNTIKIIGCAAMLLGAHPLASYAIVGLGAAAYSPAKYGILTELLPPEKLVAANGWIEGLTVGSIIAGTVLGGVLISSKVSTTLMSFDLPMVTTGVDSPAESAISIIMFIYLIAALFNLRIPDTGARYPEQRLDPIQLTKDFFVGFHILWRDRLGQISLAVTTLFWGAGATLQFIVLKWAETALNMNLSQGAILQAISAIGVAGGAVWAASRIPLKSALNVLPYGVVMGLLVCIMAIYHIEYIPSIVLFKIGVLEVNFNLLPAYVLLITVGWLAGYFVVPMNALLQHRGHVLLSAGHSIAVQNFNENLSVLMMLMLYALLIWLDVPVPIVITGFGLAVALTMWLVIKKHQANQAEYDSLHLIGEAKH, via the coding sequence ATGAAACCAGGTTTTTACACCATTATGGCGGCGCAATTTTTTTCGTCGCTCGCCGATAACGCCCTGCTAATTGCGGCCATTGCCCTCTTAGCCCAGCTCGCTGCCCCAGCGTGGATGACTCCGCTTCTCAAACTTTTCTTTGTGCTCTCGTATGTGTTGTTGGCCGCCTTTGTTGCGGCCTTTGCTGATTCCAGGCCCAAAGGGCAAGTGATGTTCATCACCAACACCATCAAAATTATTGGGTGTGCCGCCATGCTCTTGGGCGCCCATCCATTGGCTTCGTACGCCATCGTGGGTCTTGGAGCAGCTGCCTACTCACCAGCGAAATATGGCATCTTGACCGAACTACTTCCCCCTGAAAAGTTGGTGGCGGCAAACGGCTGGATCGAAGGCCTAACCGTGGGCTCCATCATTGCTGGCACGGTATTGGGTGGCGTGTTAATTAGCAGCAAGGTATCTACCACGCTCATGAGTTTTGACTTGCCGATGGTTACGACCGGGGTGGATAGTCCTGCGGAGTCCGCCATCTCAATCATTATGTTTATTTACTTGATTGCGGCACTCTTTAATCTGCGCATTCCGGATACCGGGGCACGCTACCCTGAGCAGCGCCTAGACCCCATTCAATTGACCAAGGATTTCTTTGTCGGTTTTCATATTTTGTGGCGTGATCGCTTGGGCCAAATCTCTTTAGCAGTCACCACCCTATTCTGGGGCGCAGGCGCAACCTTGCAGTTCATTGTGCTGAAGTGGGCTGAGACCGCGCTGAATATGAACCTCTCACAAGGGGCCATCTTGCAAGCGATTTCAGCCATTGGCGTCGCCGGCGGTGCAGTTTGGGCGGCATCGCGCATTCCATTAAAGTCTGCTTTAAATGTTCTACCGTATGGCGTCGTGATGGGCCTACTGGTATGCATCATGGCGATCTACCATATTGAATACATTCCATCGATCGTGCTCTTTAAGATTGGTGTCTTAGAAGTTAACTTTAATCTCCTACCTGCCTATGTCCTACTGATCACCGTAGGCTGGTTGGCAGGTTACTTCGTTGTTCCCATGAACGCCCTTTTGCAACACCGTGGCCACGTCTTACTGTCTGCGGGCCACTCCATTGCGGTTCAGAACTTCAATGAGAACCTCTCGGTGCTCATGATGCTGATGCTGTATGCGCTCCTAATTTGGCTGGATGTGCCTGTTCCGATTGTGATTACGGGATTTGGCTTAGCAGTTGCACTCACCATGTGGCTGGTGATTAAGAAACATCAAGCCAATCAAGCCGAGTATGACTCACTGCATCTGATTGGTGAAGCCAAGCACTAA
- the alr gene encoding alanine racemase, with protein sequence MERPILATINSAALGHNLRRVRELVGNSRIWSVVKARAYGHSLRAALAGLSQTDGFAILDLDDARWLRAQGWTKRILLLEGLFQESDIPSVIELDCDVVVHSPNQVTWLEKQAHPVTIFLKLNSGMNRLGFRPEAYRLAYHRLHAAGHRMNHMTHFANADYVDREPSVGAQMECFTKTIDGLAGETSLANSAAVLWHRNALGDWVRPGIMLHGISPSGQFADIAHANLQAVMTLSSSIIAIQDLEPGDAVGYGSRYRVTQPMRIGVIACGYADGYPRHAKDGTPVWVYGNDPSQSRICPIAGQVSMDMLTIDLTHAPWATVGTKVELWGKNLPVDDVAGHAQTIGYELVCAIAPRVPVEII encoded by the coding sequence CTGGAGCGCCCAATTCTGGCAACAATTAACTCTGCTGCATTAGGCCACAATTTAAGGCGGGTTAGGGAACTGGTTGGTAATTCTCGCATATGGTCTGTGGTTAAAGCTCGCGCCTATGGTCATAGTCTAAGGGCGGCGTTGGCAGGACTCTCGCAGACCGATGGCTTTGCAATCTTGGATTTGGATGACGCCCGTTGGTTGCGAGCTCAGGGTTGGACCAAGCGCATTTTGCTGCTCGAAGGCCTCTTTCAGGAAAGTGATATCCCGTCGGTGATCGAGTTGGATTGCGATGTGGTGGTCCACAGCCCCAATCAAGTGACTTGGCTTGAAAAGCAAGCCCATCCCGTCACCATCTTTCTCAAACTCAACTCTGGAATGAATCGTCTTGGATTTCGACCCGAGGCGTATCGATTAGCCTACCATCGGCTCCATGCCGCTGGGCACCGCATGAACCACATGACCCATTTTGCGAACGCCGATTACGTCGATCGCGAGCCGTCGGTGGGCGCCCAAATGGAGTGCTTTACCAAGACGATTGATGGCTTGGCGGGTGAGACCTCGCTTGCGAACTCAGCAGCAGTTTTATGGCATCGCAATGCCTTAGGCGATTGGGTCCGTCCAGGGATTATGTTGCATGGGATTTCTCCATCGGGTCAGTTTGCAGATATTGCCCACGCCAATTTGCAAGCGGTGATGACCTTATCAAGCTCCATCATTGCGATTCAAGACTTAGAACCCGGCGACGCCGTGGGCTATGGATCCCGATATCGGGTAACTCAACCCATGCGAATTGGAGTGATCGCGTGTGGCTATGCGGATGGCTATCCCCGTCATGCAAAAGATGGCACCCCGGTCTGGGTTTATGGGAACGATCCCAGTCAATCCCGAATTTGCCCGATTGCAGGTCAGGTCTCTATGGATATGTTGACGATTGATCTTACGCATGCGCCATGGGCAACCGTCGGTACCAAAGTAGAACTATGGGGCAAAAACCTACCCGTCGATGATGTGGCAGGGCATGCCCAAACGATTGGTTACGAACTGGTGTGCGCGATTGCGCCTCGGGTACCTGTTGAAATTATTTAG
- a CDS encoding outer membrane protein assembly factor BamD, with product MGHHRASLRLVVLASLVSSVMLLTSCANTSTDETLGWSEAKLYTEARDKMNESDFDKCGQYFEKLEARFPFGPYSQQAQINSAYCFWKAQEPAQALVQIDRFIKLHQGNPNLDYAYYLKGLITFNDDLGFMGKFTGQDLSERDPKAAKEAFESFKVVVERFPNSKYAPDSLDRMRYIVNSLAEADVIVARYYYDRGAYLAAANRAQLVIRDYDRAPAVEEALYILVQSYQALGMYDLSSDAMRVFKLNFPDSQIFKTGKRVQKERQWWQFWVTK from the coding sequence ATGGGGCACCATCGTGCTAGTTTAAGGCTTGTTGTTCTTGCTTCGCTAGTTTCTTCTGTCATGCTTCTCACGTCATGCGCCAATACCAGCACTGATGAAACTTTGGGGTGGTCCGAGGCAAAGTTGTATACCGAGGCGCGCGACAAAATGAATGAGAGTGATTTTGATAAGTGCGGTCAGTACTTTGAGAAACTCGAGGCACGCTTTCCATTTGGTCCCTACTCCCAACAAGCGCAAATTAATTCTGCGTATTGCTTTTGGAAAGCCCAAGAGCCTGCTCAAGCTCTAGTACAAATCGATCGCTTTATTAAATTGCATCAAGGCAATCCTAATTTAGATTACGCGTATTACCTCAAGGGCCTCATCACCTTTAATGACGATTTAGGCTTTATGGGAAAGTTCACGGGGCAAGATCTAAGTGAACGTGATCCCAAGGCAGCCAAAGAGGCCTTTGAATCCTTCAAGGTAGTGGTTGAGCGCTTTCCTAATAGTAAATATGCTCCTGACTCGCTCGATCGCATGCGCTACATCGTCAACTCCTTAGCCGAGGCTGATGTGATTGTAGCGCGCTATTACTATGATCGCGGAGCCTACCTGGCTGCTGCCAACCGTGCGCAGCTCGTGATTCGAGATTACGATCGTGCGCCAGCGGTCGAGGAGGCGCTCTACATTTTGGTTCAGTCCTATCAAGCCTTAGGTATGTATGACTTAAGTTCTGATGCCATGCGGGTCTTTAAGCTTAATTTCCCTGATAGCCAGATCTTTAAGACCGGCAAACGCGTTCAGAAAGAACGCCAGTGGTGGCAGTTCTGGGTCACTAAATAA
- a CDS encoding RluA family pseudouridine synthase, translating into MALPQTPDPNPSDYIDDEDFIALEIPDAWAGERLDKVLAHFLTDYSRNRIQAWANQGAVLVDGKVVKSRQILRGGEAIRVFPQEMPEQHAFEPEDIPLNCIYEDDHLLVFNKAAGMVMHPAAGNWTGTVLNGLLFHYPELAQLPRAGIVHRLDKDTSGLFVVARTALAQTALVRLLQDHLVERRYLAWVWGDTPLHGTINAALARDPRDRLKIAVVPADSKVANAKAARTHYKRLALGTYQQSKVSLLECRLETGRTHQIRVHLESLSYPLLGDPVYRKRIPAAASQLFLKRQALHAFALEFVHPNTHEPMQWFAEIPDDLLELHAQVHMDLADLPKPFHEPSS; encoded by the coding sequence GTGGCATTGCCGCAAACTCCTGATCCGAATCCCTCTGATTATATCGATGATGAGGATTTCATTGCGCTTGAGATCCCAGATGCATGGGCGGGTGAGCGTTTGGATAAAGTCTTAGCCCATTTTTTAACCGACTACTCGCGCAATCGGATACAGGCATGGGCCAATCAGGGGGCGGTCCTGGTCGACGGCAAGGTTGTCAAGTCTCGCCAGATTCTGCGGGGCGGTGAAGCGATTCGGGTCTTTCCGCAAGAGATGCCAGAGCAACATGCATTTGAGCCAGAAGATATTCCCCTCAATTGCATCTATGAAGACGATCATCTATTAGTCTTTAATAAAGCGGCTGGGATGGTGATGCATCCGGCGGCTGGTAATTGGACCGGAACCGTTCTTAACGGCCTACTGTTTCACTACCCCGAGCTCGCTCAGTTGCCACGTGCCGGGATTGTGCATCGACTCGATAAAGACACCTCAGGACTCTTTGTGGTGGCCCGAACGGCATTGGCCCAAACCGCCTTGGTGCGACTCTTGCAAGATCATTTGGTTGAGCGGCGCTATCTGGCCTGGGTGTGGGGTGATACCCCATTACACGGTACGATCAATGCTGCCTTAGCACGTGACCCACGCGATCGACTCAAGATTGCCGTAGTGCCTGCGGATTCTAAAGTGGCCAATGCCAAAGCAGCGCGCACCCATTACAAGCGCTTGGCCCTCGGTACCTACCAACAGAGTAAGGTCTCATTGTTGGAGTGTCGCTTAGAGACCGGTCGAACCCATCAAATTCGTGTTCATCTTGAGTCCTTGTCTTATCCATTATTGGGTGATCCGGTGTATCGCAAACGAATCCCAGCGGCTGCGAGTCAATTGTTCTTAAAGCGCCAAGCCCTCCATGCCTTCGCGTTAGAGTTCGTACATCCCAACACACACGAACCGATGCAATGGTTTGCAGAAATTCCAGATGATCTCTTGGAGCTGCACGCACAAGTGCATATGGATCTTGCCGATCTTCCCAAACCATTTCATGAGCCTTCCTCATGA
- the pgeF gene encoding peptidoglycan editing factor PgeF, which translates to MSPLRILRPDWSAPANVHAFTTTRQSGFSQAPYDLFNLGAFAGEDLKIVQQNRALLNALLPQAPFWIKQVHGTDVVLAKGIHEGIGDSIIEADASVTTDPQTVLSILAADCMPVLFTNRSGTAVAAAHAGWRGLCAGVLENTVVKLLKESSSTASDVLAWIGPSISAAHYEVGAEVRAAFMKSAVQFKYPLDDACFIPNRTSCSEKYWADLPRIAKSRLQALGIGAIYGGDLCTFSDPELFYSYRRETPTGRFASLIWFNPKL; encoded by the coding sequence ATGAGCCCGCTTCGTATTCTCAGACCCGATTGGTCGGCACCTGCCAATGTGCATGCCTTTACAACCACACGGCAAAGTGGCTTTAGTCAAGCGCCATACGATCTATTCAATTTAGGGGCATTTGCTGGCGAGGATCTAAAAATCGTGCAACAAAATCGGGCCTTGCTCAACGCTTTATTACCGCAAGCACCATTTTGGATTAAGCAAGTGCATGGTACCGATGTGGTCTTAGCAAAAGGTATTCACGAGGGCATCGGCGACTCCATCATTGAAGCCGATGCAAGTGTGACGACCGATCCGCAAACCGTGTTGAGCATCTTGGCAGCCGACTGCATGCCAGTGCTCTTCACCAATCGATCAGGAACAGCAGTCGCTGCAGCGCATGCTGGTTGGCGTGGACTATGTGCCGGCGTTCTGGAAAATACGGTAGTCAAACTTCTGAAGGAGTCCTCAAGTACTGCATCCGATGTACTTGCATGGATTGGTCCGAGTATCTCGGCCGCGCATTACGAAGTGGGCGCTGAAGTGCGTGCTGCGTTTATGAAGTCAGCAGTGCAATTTAAGTATCCACTCGACGATGCATGTTTTATTCCCAACCGCACATCCTGTTCTGAGAAGTATTGGGCCGATCTGCCACGAATCGCCAAATCCCGACTACAAGCTTTGGGTATTGGCGCGATCTATGGCGGCGATTTATGCACTTTCAGTGACCCTGAGCTTTTTTATTCCTACCGCCGTGAAACCCCCACGGGACGCTTTGCCAGCTTGATTTGGTTCAATCCGAAGCTCTAG
- the phaC gene encoding class I poly(R)-hydroxyalkanoic acid synthase: MNLGNSPSLAPQYMAMIPPDKLSEIQTKYLEDLGKLGKDPNALELKDRRFMGEAWQNPWSKALVSTYLLNARYLNELVQAVQTDTKTRQRIEFATNQMIDALSPANFLATNPEALETILKTQGQSIQKGILNLLGDLGKGKVSQTDESGFEVGKNLAQTEGAVVFRNALFELIQYKPLTDQVYERPFLMVPPCINKYYILDLQPDNSVVRYMVSQGHTVFLVSWKNPDTSMNRITWEDYVGTGVLEAIRVTQEISQQDKINILGFCVGGTLVSTALAVLAARKQDAIESLTLLTTLLDFTDTGILDVFIDESLVNLREKSIGGAEGRYGLLSGLELANTFSFLRPNELVWNYVVDNYLKGNSPPPFDLLYWNGDSTNLPGPMYCWYLRHTYLQNDLAKPGKLKVCGEKIDLSKIKVPAYIYASRDDHIVPWHSGYQSTQILKGPIRFVMGASGHIAGVINPPHKKKRNYWTNSDLPKTADAWLKGAKEVPGSWWPDFTEWLAQYGGKQIPAPKNYGHGKYKKLVAAPGTYVKEKAQKV, from the coding sequence ATGAATTTGGGTAATTCACCAAGCTTGGCTCCGCAATACATGGCCATGATTCCCCCGGATAAGCTCTCTGAAATTCAAACGAAGTATCTGGAAGACCTGGGTAAATTGGGCAAAGATCCCAATGCCTTGGAGCTTAAAGACCGACGCTTTATGGGTGAAGCTTGGCAAAACCCTTGGAGCAAAGCACTGGTCTCCACCTATTTATTGAATGCACGTTATCTCAATGAGCTCGTGCAAGCGGTGCAGACCGATACCAAAACCCGACAGCGCATTGAGTTTGCCACCAATCAAATGATCGATGCCTTATCGCCCGCGAACTTCTTAGCAACGAATCCAGAGGCACTGGAGACCATCCTGAAGACCCAGGGCCAATCGATTCAAAAAGGCATCCTCAACTTATTGGGCGATCTTGGCAAAGGAAAAGTGAGCCAAACCGATGAGAGTGGTTTTGAGGTCGGTAAAAATTTGGCGCAGACCGAAGGCGCGGTGGTATTTCGGAACGCGCTATTTGAACTAATTCAGTACAAGCCACTGACCGACCAGGTCTATGAACGACCATTCTTAATGGTTCCACCGTGCATTAATAAATACTACATTCTGGATTTGCAACCCGACAACTCCGTGGTGCGGTATATGGTGAGCCAAGGGCATACGGTGTTCTTGGTCTCCTGGAAAAATCCAGACACCAGCATGAATCGCATCACCTGGGAAGACTATGTGGGTACTGGCGTGCTCGAAGCAATTCGGGTTACACAGGAAATCAGTCAGCAAGACAAAATCAATATCTTGGGCTTCTGTGTGGGCGGCACCTTAGTGAGCACCGCACTCGCAGTGCTGGCTGCACGCAAACAGGATGCCATCGAAAGCTTGACACTGCTCACCACCTTATTGGATTTCACGGACACGGGAATCCTGGATGTCTTCATCGATGAGTCCTTGGTTAACCTGCGGGAGAAATCCATCGGCGGCGCCGAAGGGCGCTATGGCCTCTTATCCGGTTTGGAGTTAGCGAATACCTTCTCGTTCTTGCGGCCTAACGAGTTGGTGTGGAACTACGTGGTCGATAACTATCTCAAGGGCAACTCACCACCGCCATTTGATTTGCTCTACTGGAATGGGGACTCCACCAATTTACCTGGCCCGATGTATTGCTGGTATCTACGCCATACTTACTTGCAAAATGATCTAGCCAAACCGGGCAAGCTCAAGGTCTGTGGAGAGAAGATTGATCTAAGTAAGATCAAGGTCCCTGCTTACATCTACGCATCCCGCGATGATCATATCGTGCCGTGGCACTCCGGTTATCAGAGTACTCAAATTTTGAAGGGGCCGATTCGGTTTGTGATGGGAGCCTCGGGTCATATTGCGGGTGTAATTAATCCTCCGCATAAGAAAAAACGCAATTATTGGACTAATTCTGATTTACCAAAAACCGCGGATGCTTGGCTCAAAGGCGCCAAGGAAGTGCCGGGTAGTTGGTGGCCCGACTTTACCGAATGGCTCGCTCAATATGGTGGTAAACAGATTCCTGCACCGAAAAATTATGGGCATGGCAAGTACAAAAAATTGGTTGCAGCACCTGGCACCTACGTCAAAGAAAAGGCGCAAAAGGTTTAA
- a CDS encoding 3-ketoacyl-ACP reductase has product MAQRIAYVTGGMGGIGTAICQRLSKGGFKVIAGCGPNSPRKDRWIGEQKALGYEFIASEGNVSDWESTKAAFEKVRAEVGRVDVLVNNAGITRDSVFRKMTPEDWKAVIDTNLNSLFNVTKQVIDGMIDNGWGRIINISSVNGQKGQFGQTNYSTAKAGLHGFTMALAQEVASKGVTVNTVSPGYIATDMVKAIREDVLEKIVGTIPVKRLGTPDEIASICAWIASDDGAFSTGADFSVNGGIHTG; this is encoded by the coding sequence ATGGCACAACGGATTGCATATGTAACGGGTGGTATGGGCGGAATTGGCACGGCGATTTGCCAGCGCCTATCCAAAGGTGGCTTTAAGGTGATCGCCGGCTGTGGCCCAAACTCCCCCCGTAAGGATCGCTGGATTGGTGAGCAAAAGGCCCTAGGTTATGAGTTCATTGCGTCTGAGGGTAATGTATCCGATTGGGAGAGTACCAAAGCGGCCTTTGAGAAGGTGAGAGCTGAGGTCGGTCGCGTTGATGTCTTAGTAAACAACGCCGGCATCACCCGGGATAGCGTGTTTCGGAAGATGACCCCCGAGGATTGGAAGGCTGTGATCGATACGAACCTGAACTCACTTTTTAATGTCACCAAACAAGTGATTGATGGCATGATCGATAACGGCTGGGGCCGGATTATTAATATCTCCTCGGTCAACGGTCAAAAAGGTCAGTTTGGTCAAACCAACTATTCCACTGCCAAGGCAGGCTTGCATGGCTTTACCATGGCGCTCGCCCAAGAGGTTGCCAGCAAGGGCGTGACCGTGAATACCGTCTCCCCAGGCTATATCGCGACCGATATGGTCAAAGCGATCCGTGAGGACGTGCTTGAAAAGATTGTCGGTACTATCCCAGTCAAGCGCCTGGGAACCCCCGATGAGATTGCCTCAATCTGCGCCTGGATTGCCTCTGATGATGGCGCCTTCTCAACCGGTGCCGACTTCTCAGTCAATGGGGGGATCCATACAGGCTAA
- the phaR gene encoding polyhydroxyalkanoate synthesis repressor PhaR gives MATRTKRVGDERLIKKYPNRRLYDTQTSTYVTLADIKQLVMASESFKVLDAKTDEDLTRSILLQIILEEEACGVPIFTTQMLQQMIRFYGHSMQGLMGSHLERTMQSFMDMQQKLSEQSKSMTGGGTEAWTQMMNLQNPFMQNLMTSYMDQSKDLFLKMQEQMQGSNQLFTGFPFKGKSDTSNSNS, from the coding sequence ATGGCTACACGAACAAAACGGGTTGGCGACGAACGCCTGATTAAAAAGTATCCCAATCGGCGTCTCTACGATACCCAGACCAGTACCTATGTAACCCTCGCTGACATTAAACAGTTGGTGATGGCGTCCGAGAGTTTTAAGGTTCTGGATGCCAAAACCGATGAGGATCTGACCCGCAGCATTCTTTTGCAGATCATCCTTGAAGAAGAGGCCTGCGGGGTGCCGATTTTCACGACTCAGATGCTCCAGCAAATGATCCGTTTTTATGGTCACTCGATGCAAGGTTTAATGGGTAGCCATTTGGAGCGCACCATGCAATCTTTCATGGATATGCAGCAAAAGTTATCGGAGCAATCCAAGTCAATGACCGGTGGTGGCACGGAAGCCTGGACCCAAATGATGAACTTGCAAAACCCCTTTATGCAAAATCTGATGACCAGCTATATGGATCAGAGCAAGGACTTATTCCTAAAAATGCAGGAACAAATGCAAGGCTCAAACCAACTCTTTACAGGCTTCCCATTCAAGGGCAAATCCGACACATCGAATTCCAACTCTTAA